A region from the Benincasa hispida cultivar B227 chromosome 12, ASM972705v1, whole genome shotgun sequence genome encodes:
- the LOC120092743 gene encoding aluminum-activated malate transporter 10 — MASSGNLEWRVNMGDGTTEILRPEASILGKIMLRIKGFIWGALFVKPWKFLEKAWGIANSEPKKAIHGLKVGLALTIVSIFYYMRPLYEGVGGNAMWAIMTVVVTFESTVGATFYKCVNRVIGTSLAGCLGIGVHWIAAESGDKFEPIILGISLFLLASATTFSRFIPSVKSRFDYGAMIFVLTFCLVSISSYRVNKLFELARTRISTIAIGTSLCIFVSMLFCPIWAGSQLQTLTARNLDKLAHSLDGCVSEYFENDDTPEMKNEEQENHSSKVEGYKCVLNSKASEESMANFARWEPAHGRFGFRHPWKKYLEVGGVMRKSAYCIEALHGCLNSEIQAPNSLKLHLAEPCKELSSSSSKVLKELSIVIKKMKKSTKIDFLVSDMNIALQELQNAIKSLPQMEVSLSEQEENNEKATITPPLMELLPLATLVSLLIETTSRIEHVVNAVETLANVANFDSEEEKKKPSLDNHDHNVAMRVFPQA; from the exons ATGGCATCAAGTGGAAATTTGGAATGGAGAGTGAATATGGGTGATGGGACAACAGAGATTCTAAGGCCAGAAGCCTCAATTTTGGGGAAAATAATGTTGAGAATCAAGGGTTTTATTTGGGGAGCATTGTTTGTGAAGCCTTGGAAATTCTTGGAAAAGGCATGGGGGATAGCAAATTCTGAGCCAAAGAAGGCTATTCATGGCCTTAAAGTGGGGCTAGCTCTCACCATTGTCTCAATCTTTTACTACATGAGACCTTTGTATGAAGGAGTTGGAGGAAATGCCATGTGGGCTATTATGACGGTTGTTGTCACTTTTGAATCAACTGTGG GTGCAACCTTTTACAAATGTGTAAATAGAGTTATAGGAACTTCTCTTGCTGGTTGTTTGGGCATTGGTGTTCATTGGATTGCAGCTGAATCTGGTGATAAATTTGAGCCAATTATTCTTGggatctctctttttcttctag CTTCAGCAACCACATTCTCCCGGTTCATACCATCAGTGAAGTCGAGATTCGACTACGGTGCCATGATCTTCGTCCTCACCTTCTGTTTAGTTTCGATCTCGAGTTATCGAGTGAATAAGCTGTTCGAGCTTGCCCGGACCAGAATCAGCACCATTGCCATTGGGACATCACTGTGTATTTTTGTGAGCATGCTTTTCTGCCCCATATGGGCGGGCAGCCAGCTTCAGACCCTCACTGCCCGCAACTTGGATAAGCTTGCCCATTCCTTGGATG GCTGTGTTTCTGAGtatttcgaaaatgatgatACTCCAGAGATGAAAAATGAAGAACAAGAGAATCATAGTTCCAAAGTTGAAGGCTATAAATGTGTGCTCAATTCCAAGGCATCTGAGGAATCTATG GCTAACTTTGCAAGATGGGAACCTGCACATGGGCGTTTTGGGTTCCGACACCCATGGAAGAAATATCTTGAAGTTGGAGGAGTAATGCGCAAATCTGCATATTGCATTGAGGCCCTTCATGGCTGCCTAAACTCAGAGATTCAG GCACCCAACTCTTTAAAATTGCATTTGGCTGAGCCATGCAAAGAACTAAGCAGCTCTTCTTCCAAAGTCTTAAAAGAGCTATCTATTGTAatcaagaaaatgaaaaaatcaacaaagatAGACTTTTTAGTGTCAGATATGAACATTGCTCTTCAAGAACTTCAAAATGCCATAAAATCACTTCCTCAAATGGAAGTATCGTTATCGGAACAAGAGGAAAACAATGAGAAAGCAACAATAACTCCACCTCTAATGGAGCTTCTTCCACTGGCAACATTGGTATCTCTTCTGATAGAAACTACGTCGAGAATTGAACATGTCGTAAATGCGGTCGAGACATTAGCAAATGTCGCTAATTTTGATTCggaagaggagaagaagaagccatCTTTAGATAACCATGATCATAATGTAGCCATGAGGGTCTTTCCACAGGCCTGA